The following proteins are co-located in the Melanotaenia boesemani isolate fMelBoe1 chromosome 5, fMelBoe1.pri, whole genome shotgun sequence genome:
- the LOC121639549 gene encoding uncharacterized protein LOC121639549: MMPQKVQGLLVLAALLLFSTAPIETKVVNSMAECAEFFLQRTPPRIPGILEEGRILDQNRYKPICQTYNNFRTFVTLYDIRNKIPVFSAAKYKGQGGGRPRNPAWNFEPQLENNMKPAEKSFSYENQAGTKDYKQQNPIFDRGHLLPSSYGLTEEEINSTFTLTNIVPQQATFNQGSWNKMESCVKCVLDKYCIDNNDNKEAFVVIGAQPSDGRLLNNKINIPSMLWSAFCCYSSSQNRWLASAHWGENVPEEKNSKKYLQTKTLAELFSKLGGQFNVFPETHCPLETTVSEFYPNLENECKCPPPDLSTTAPPTTASTEVTM; encoded by the exons atgaTGCCTCAGAAGGTGCAGGGCCTCCTGGTCCTTGCTGCTCTGCTACTTTTCTCCACGGCTCCCATAGAAACTAAAGTGGTGAATTCAATGGCAGAATGTGCAGAATTCTTTCTTCAGCGAACTCCACCCCGTATCCCAGGAATCTTGGAGGAAGGGAGAATCCTGGACCAAAACAGATACAAACCCATTTGCCAGACATATAATAACTTCAGAACATTTGTGACACTTTACGACATCAGGAACAAGATCCCAGTGTTTTCTGCTGCCAAATATAAGGGGCAAGGTGGCGGGAGACCTAGAAATCCAGCTTGGAACTTTGAACCACAG CTTGAGAACAACATGAAACCAGCGGAGAAGAGCTTCAGCTATGAAAACCAGGCTGGGACAAAAGattacaaacaacaaaacccTATTTTTGATAGAGGGCATTTATTACCAAGCTCTTATGGACTTactgaagaagaaataaattctACATTCACTCTGACCAACATTGTTCCACAACAAGCCACATTCAACCAGGGAAGCTGGAATAAGATGGAGAGCTGTGTCAAATGTGTTCTGGACAAATACTGTATCGACAATAACGATAACAAAGAGGCTTTTGTAGTAATTGGAGCACAGCCGAGTGATGGAAGGCTCCTCAACAACAAGATTAATATTCCTTCCATGCTCTGGTCAGCTTTCTGCTGCTACAGCAGTAGTCAGAATAGATGGCTCGCAAGTGCTCATTGGGGTGAGAACGTTCCAGAGGAAAAGAATAGTAAGAAGTATCTGCAGACTAAGACCTTGGCAGAGCTTTTTAGTAAACTGGGTGGTCAGTTTAATGTGTTTCCTGAAACACATTGTCCTCTCGAAACAACTGTCTCTGAGTTTTACCCAAACCTTGAGAATGAATGTAAATGCCCTCCACCTGATTTAAGTACAACTGCTCCTCCTACAACTGCTTCTACAGAAGTTACTATGTAA